One Panicum virgatum strain AP13 chromosome 9K, P.virgatum_v5, whole genome shotgun sequence genomic region harbors:
- the LOC120647592 gene encoding heavy metal-associated isoprenylated plant protein 39-like isoform X1 gives MAQKVVLRVPAMTDDKTKQKAMEAVAEIYGIDSIAADLKDNKMTVIGDMDTVAIAKKLKKLGKIDIVSVGPAKEEKKPEKKDEKKEEKKDENSKKPTEGEKQKDKK, from the exons ATGGCTCAG AAGGTGGTGCTCCGAGTCCCGGCCATGACCGACGACAAGACGAAGCAGAAAGCCATGGAAGCCGTAGCAGAAATCTACG GCATCGACTCGATCGCAGCAGACCTCAAGGACAACAAGATGACAGTGATCGGCGACATGGACACGGTGGCCATCGccaagaagctcaagaagctgGGGAAGATCGACATCGTCTCGGTGGGCCCCGCCAAGGAGGAGAAGAAGCCGGAGAAGAAGGACGAGAAGAAAGAGGAGAAGAAGGATGAGAATAGTAAGAAGCCGACGGAGGGGGAGAAGCAGAAGGACAAGAAGTGA
- the LOC120647592 gene encoding heavy metal-associated isoprenylated plant protein 39-like isoform X2, giving the protein MTDDKTKQKAMEAVAEIYGIDSIAADLKDNKMTVIGDMDTVAIAKKLKKLGKIDIVSVGPAKEEKKPEKKDEKKEEKKDENSKKPTEGEKQKDKK; this is encoded by the exons ATGACCGACGACAAGACGAAGCAGAAAGCCATGGAAGCCGTAGCAGAAATCTACG GCATCGACTCGATCGCAGCAGACCTCAAGGACAACAAGATGACAGTGATCGGCGACATGGACACGGTGGCCATCGccaagaagctcaagaagctgGGGAAGATCGACATCGTCTCGGTGGGCCCCGCCAAGGAGGAGAAGAAGCCGGAGAAGAAGGACGAGAAGAAAGAGGAGAAGAAGGATGAGAATAGTAAGAAGCCGACGGAGGGGGAGAAGCAGAAGGACAAGAAGTGA